AAGTTGATAAAACCCCGCTAGGAATGCACTGATGTATGTTAAGATAATATTCCAACACACTATACTGGCAAATAATTATGTTTCCATTATTTTGCTGAATACTGACATCATAAAAGAAGTTGCTGTTGCCTTATTTCAGGAAGCTGTAGTTTGCTCTTGAAAATTTGCAATGTTTGAATACatcttgtattatttttctaccatttaattagtttaattagATTAAAAGGATAGAAATTTGTattaatgacacaaaatcacatTGAGGAGTTAGTTTTCAGCAACCCCCTCCCTGATCTGCAGCTTCATTCAACATGAATGTTGAAATAATGTGACTATTTAtgtgattttcacatttttcctcttcATAGCAGACAGTAAAGTgttattgaaatgttaaaatctatttttattagagtgaaattaaaacatttaaatatttcagcagtGAGTCAAGATGCCTTGGgaaactttcattttcttttttcattgcTCAAAGTTGAACTGTAAACACAATCACGCTGCTTGTGTTTTCATAAATGCACGCTTCACCTGCTTTTTTTCCAGAAACGTAAAGCCATGGATCACAGCGAGAAGAAACCAAAAGTGCTTCGAGCTAACGGTAATCAAAGCATAATGGTGTCGGATGACAGGACGGCGGCTAACGATGCTGCAGATACGGAAAGTACGTTGCACACGGTGCATCTGTATGAGATCACTGTCGACTCAGCGCAGCAGGGAGAAACCGGCCTGGTGGAGTCGAGTCATGTTGAAGAGTCTGACAGATCTATCCAGACGGACCTGAACCAGTGGGCTTCAGTAAATGGATTCAACACGGGGGCAAATTTCCCATTAACTTTAATCCAGTCAGTAGATGATCTGAGTGACAGTGGGGAGAACACGGAGGTGGTGGTGATGTCCGAATGTGCTGCTGGTGAGGGGCAAGAGGAGCTTGTGAACGGGATCACTGCTGCCATTTTAACTCAGGGCCAACGGCTGGTGGTGAATGACACCGCGCTTGGCTGCACAGATGAGTCTGCGGCTTCTCTCTGTGTCGAAGATGTGACTTGTACGACGGAGGAGTTCTCAGACATCCACGAAGGCCACGAAACGCAAGTCATCGCCTACTTCGAGACGATACCAAACGTTTTCCCCTCTGAAACATCTCAGTTCACCTTCTCCCCGAACACGGTGCTGTCGTCGGCGCTGAGCTCCAAGCCCATCACGTCGACTCTGCCTATAGTGTCCAAACACGTGTCGCCGTCACCCACGTCCCTGGTCCTCACCGTGGAGAGACTCGACACAGAGGGGGAAGAGGGAGACGACTGCAGGCCAGAGGAGGATGGCACAGAGAGACAGGATCACCAGCTGGAGGAGCACTGGTGAGCGTCGACTCTCGGTTTCAAGCACATGTCTGCGTTTTCATTCAGAGATTTTTAGAGAATCTTTCTTTCTGCAACACCAAAGATGCTGGTTACTGCATTAAAATGGGATCAGAGTTAATTCAGCAGCCTATAAAGATGCAGCAAAGAGTCGATActtaaacatcaacatcagaCATTTGactttaaattactaaatagcACTTTAGTAATTAGGTGTTTCTTTCTCATATCCATAATTCTGTTTTCCTCACATGTGGGCTGCATGACCGAAACTGACTGAAActataatgttttgttttttttattaatgttgaGATCATTCAGCCATCCTTTGCaacaaaatagttttaatgcactttcaagttttaatttgacaaaaatcTGCCTGCACAACGCTGAATTCAAGAAGCCGACAgtgtaaataaaagttaaacagACTGTCTAAATGCAAATTAACAAAATTGCACCTGATAGTTTAATTGTGAATGACCAAAATTATTGGGGATCAGATTGCTATacccacacacactttttcctTGTCAGGAGTCTGACCACTTTTTACCCTAAAACATGAGCGTTTCTCATTCTTCAACTTTTGGTTAAAGGCAGAATGAGCAGGGttttccctaaaaaaaaaacaaacaaaaaaaaaaaaaacaacaatgtatagactcttaaaaaaataatccctctcaatcatcacttatgacccactagaagtgtgttgcagtgtatgtatctgcagagactctgcctgtattttgttgtgttcaGGACgtttctgggcgtcaacctttgggcagagGGTGTGCAGAGCTTGAGACTCTATAAAAAAAACGTAGCGACATAGCAGCATAGCACTTCTGGTGTCGTTGAActgtggaggaggaaggagccaactttgaatgtttttacaaaCCACAACTGACAAATCCTCCTCATCCTGCCTTTAAATATAACTAACAATATTGCCACTGTCTCAGtttaacatcacatttttataaCAAATGGGAAAACTTGCTTTATGAGAACgaaacatttaaatatgcaTGTATACCCTACCCTATATACCCTTCAACTGACTTGTTATTGCTGCTTTAGTACAGCATTCACCatctttttactattttcacaTCGACAGCTACCATAAGAACAGTTTGAGTAAGGAGCAGCTGGAGGCCATCGTGGCCGAGCTGCAGAAAAAGGTAAAAGTGCTGCAGCAGCGACACCGCCGGCACCTGGAGAAACTTCTGGGACTGGAGAACACAGTCAGCCAGCTGAGACAGAACAACCTGCTGAATGAGGAGCGACTGCAGCTGCTTGAGAGGGTGAGGGAGTCTGACGTGTTTACATGACTTAAGTTCAGATAATTGCTATTGCTCAAGTTTCTTTTAGCTGTAGGCGTACTCTGATGTTTCTCTGGGAGTCATTCGACTCTCCATTGAACTTTATAAAAGCATTTAGCTGAGCCTGTAGTGTTTAGATGTAGTGGCTAAATATTTGTGAAATCAATTATTTTGTGCATCCTCTGTGATTCAATCCTTCCTGTCTAAAAATAATTATGTCGTCATGTATTTTGTTTGAGAAATTGCCAAACGTTTCCTCCTCTCCCAGGCTTACATACAGACCAGCGCAGCCGTTTCAGACGCCGATGAGACTGTAGCCATCATCTACGAAGAAGATGACGCTGCATATTTTTACACTCCACTGAACGACACAGAGGAAAAGCTGTGAGGACCCGACTGACTGCGTCtgtctcatctctctgtgtgtgtgtgtctgttggctGCCTACGGTGCCAAAAAATGTAGTGACGTGGCCAatactgttaaaaacaaaatgctacctaatttagttttgttttttttcttctgataaCTGAATGAAATCTGTGTATGAAATGAGGGAGTTTGGTAGTTAACATGCTGTGAGCTTTGCACAAATATGGATGAGTAATTTAGGACaatgttgaatgtgttttttaaggTTTTCACCCTTCTTTCCTCCAaccactttttttgtttgtgataatgtacatatgaaattaaaaataacttctGTTTACGTTTTGGTCTGAATTTCTAAATCGAAGCTATTAAAAGAACCAGAGATTAGAGAACTAACATTGATTTGAGAAAGAGTTTGATTTAATCACCGTCGCTTGACACTTTTGACCTTTTGTCCTTCGGTAGCAGGACGGAACAAAAGGAAATGACTCATCACACGCTGGTTTATCTCTCAGCACGCAGTTAGTGACAGTAAATACACCAACGGTTGCAGGTTTGATTCATGGAAGTTTTTAAATCCCATTTCCGAGTAACACTGGACATGTTGCTACACAGTGACATGATTCAACAGTGACAGAAAGCAGCTGAATTAAACCACAACAGCCCGTTCAGCTCAATGTCTCCAAacgtttgtttttcttcctccagtTTCTGCCCTATagataaaacaaatgttaaaaaaaaactataagtAGTAATTGTGATGGTAAAGTAGTTGTTAAGCCCAATACTTTTTCTATATAAACCACCCGAGCCATAGTTATGTAAGAATGAACGTGATACTGATCGAATCTCGATAACTTTGCCAAGTAACAGCTGGAACATGTCATTTGACTTGAGTAAACCTGCCTCTTGCACAAGCCTCATGGTGATGAAGTTGTACTGTAAATATGCCAAACTTGTATGGCGTTTGCTTCTCCCTCCTCTTGCTCTCACTGCTAGACAGCAGCTGTATTATAAATTTAATCTGGAGTCTTATGTGAAGTGTAACTGAGGAGTTTATACACCCATCAAAAGGGAAGGAAGCGTGACAGAGGAACTTCCTTTCTGAAAGTTAGATTAACTAATAATGACTTTAGTTATCAGCAAAATTTTTGCGGGGgtttttcccttttctgttGGTAATAGAGGTCATAAATCTAAGTCTATATTGTAGATGTGTGAAAAACTGAATCTGGTTCAGAACAAGACTCTGAACGACGAAATGAAGCAGCAAAGTAAAGAGCCGAGAAGCCGTGCAGAGAGAAGAACGGAGACCTGACATGACAGGAGTAACTGCACCAGGCCCTGCACTATGTTTATAGAGTATCTATTACCATGTGTAATTCATAGCTGAAACAGGCATCCAACACTGGTAAAACCAATACAAGTCTTCATTAGGTTTTGAATGTATTGACTTTTCAAGAAAGTATATGGCTGCTCTCCTGAATAACACTGTCTGGCAATGTTTATTGGTGTTTGATGAAAACTGGTTTCAAATGATTGCACTAATTTGTAAGCTAGTAATAGGACATATGAAGAAAAGATGAACAAATTGAGCTAAGAAACAACTAAACAATAATTAACCTATAAGTGTACCATGAGGAGTGAAATGAGATGACTATTTTAGGATGGGTGTGACTGGTGTGATGCTTCAGATGAGTGGACGGAGATTGGCTTTTCTCGGAAAGAGGGTAAATACCGTTGAGGTTTCATCCCTTTAACAGTAAAAACTGTTCAATTAAACAAGTTTGGCACATTTCCATGTTTCAACCTAAAACAATTTCAGGgctataaaaagaaataaaactggTGTTGCTTCCTCAGTGGGAATGAAATCAGAGAAGATGAGTCCTGTCAGCTGTTGATTTATGCTGCCGGGTCAGTTGAACAGAGGCACACCAGGAAATGGTTGAAATTCGTTGTTAATTTAAGACATGAAAGCCGGACTGATGAAACACACGATTCCTAAAGATCCTCCGAGTGACGGGCCGTCTCCGCACAAATTCCTGTGTGATATCATCAACAGCTGGCACTGAGGAAAATGTGAATCCATccatttatttctttgtctttaaatctagataaaaatgttttctaaataTTTCTACAGACATAACAATGGATGATACATCCTCTCAGTGAGTCAGTGGGTCTGTTTTGGATGTActaattactgtttttttgaCCTCATTTTCCAGAAGACTTTTAAGGCCATGTCGAATTTTCAGCAGTAGCTGTCACAGCTCTTCTCgtcatcacctcctcctccatcctgtCTATGAGCGGGGATATAGCAGTAGGTCTTCAGCTGTCTGGTTCCCAGCTGATCCTGGTGCTGTGTGTAGGCGTGAGGAATGGGGAGCTGAGGGAGAGAAggcggaggaggaagaggaggaggaggaggaggtggaggaggaggaggagaggggtaGTGGGCCGGGGCGGAGAGGCGGCTGTCATCCAGGCAGTCGGCGGTTGGCAGGCAAGGATGGTAGCACTGGCCAGATAGTGGCACGCTGGCGCCGACctgtaaaacaataacattatGACACTATTTAGTTCAAGAAAGTTAAGTGTAGAAAAGATTTTTCCATTGTGTTAACTTGTGAATCAAACTTACAATAATGTATTTAAgttataaatatgaataaaaaatacttGTATTGTACCATTAGTACCCATTTTTTGCTACTACACCCtccaaaatatgttaaattactGAGGCAACACCTTATCTACCCTAAAATCTACTGAAAAATAATCTAATATTCATAAGTTACTTGTATAGTGTGTAACTACAGGAGAAACACAAGGGTTGCACTTGTGTAAAGCTAGATAAAGGTGAGTGTTTCCAGTGCtaacactttgaattgcacaTTTATAATACAAGCATAGTTTCCATGTTTACAACACTAtaaacagtctttttttttaactggccATGAAGCAAGGAATTTGATTTAGCACATTTCTCTCAGATACACAGAGCctgtaaatatacacacagcaAGAAAGACCGTTTAAACGATTTACAGCATGTGTTCGTCTGATAGGCTGCGGTGTTGGCGCCCACCTGTGGTGTGTTGCTGCCAGTGTTTCTCAGGTCATCCAGGTCAGAAATCCCCAGCTTCCACCTCTGCCATTTCTTCTTTATCTCCGCCTGCACCTGCGAGCGAACGATGAGTTACAgtaagaggaagaagaagggaagGAGGGTTATGATGATGAGTAAATATACTAGCCGGagataaatgaaatgaaacaaataaagagGCTAAACATTAGAGGGTGTTATCATGTGCACACACTCTGGTTATTATCTCACCTGCTGCACACACCACCTACCTCCTTGTTGAGAAAACAGTAGAGGATGGCTACGAGTAAACCCTGTgaaaaaaggggaaattaattcattattaatcAAACCAAACGcacaaacaacatgaaatatgttttgcaaTGTTGCTTTTATCTGAAGCAGGTTTCTCCTGAGTGCAGCCTGGATGAACGAATCCAGACCGTACCTGGAAAGAGTTGAAGAAGAGCTGAAAAAAGAGGTTGACATCGCGAAAGACGCCCTCTGTGTGGTCCTCTGTCAACACGGCGAAGACCAGTTCATGGATCCCCAACAGAGGGATCAGGGTCAGGGTGGACTTGGCCAGTCtggagagaaagacacacaaaagagGTTTTGCTTGTCTCTCTTTTTCGGGGAgctacagaaacacagaaacttgTGTGAGTGTTGCTTTTAAATCTGGTATCTCATCAGTGTTtttgctcaaagacacttcaGTAGAGAAGATGCTTTGTTTGTTGAACGTCTGCTTTCCAGTTAAACGACCGTCTTCCCGCATGAACCCAGATGCCCCCAAGATCTGAGCAGGGATAAACAAGAAAAGTACCTTTTCCCCTCGAGCGGAGCTTCGTCGAAGATAAGACTATAGCTCTGCTTGATGGAAATTATTCTTATAAATCTGTCTGTTTGAGATAGATAGCAATAAGCttgtatgtaagtgtgtgtgtgtgtttgtgcctctTGATACAGACTCTTCAGGTTCTTCAGAAAGTTACAGCAGCTGAGTCAAAAACATTGTCTTAACAGATGTACTTTAGTAACATTGACATTAACATTGACTGGCAAcgtaaaataaacacacagacatcattaGACTTAATTTaaagtgagtgtgtttgcaATAAAGATGGCAAAACAGGGTTTGGTGGTTATATTGATCAGATATTAACAGTTAACTGTATAGCAATATGTATAAAGATTGATTAAGTCTGTCTCCATTttattgaattttgttttttagtttaacTGTCATCATCAAAAATGTCTGCTGATCAACAAGAAAACAATTTCACATCatgcaaaaaacacagaagtccACTACAGTCCACAATGAACAGACATGCAAAGAAACAAAGGCAAAGAGGGGCATTCATATTTCTTtgcatattttatcattaattttattcttGTCGCTTTGTTTTAACATACTTTTTTCATTACAGGCATTAATGTAACCTTTTGCCTCTAGGTCTTTGGCTTGATGGCTTTCTAGTTTATAGCAtatatttaaaatctttatGTGTGTTAATTAGTTTCCCTGAAAGTGACAATAACGTGCTGTAAAGTACACTGAGGTAATAACAGTCCCAGAGTTTCCCTGCAATTACTGTAAACGCCTtgcaaacactgaaataattaaaataacagtcTTTAGTGTCATATGATGCTGCTTCAGAGGCTGTCCTACTCTCATACTAATAAAATCCATGCAGAACTTTTGCATACTTTAAGGCTTTggagtaaaaatataaatattgactTTCATAACCACTCATGGGTCATTTGAAAGCCATGAAAGCTAAAACTCTGTCTCTGTGCACTTTCAGTCACAGATTAGAAGGTTGTTTCAAGATATCAAAGCGCTGACATGGGCTCTGTGCACCTCCACTAATATTAATTCTGCTCTGATCCTCTAATGCTCCAGTAAGGAGGTTTCCCACAGTACTGGTCCCACAGTGTTCACATGTTTAGCATGTTCACCGGGCTATTAGCTTGACCTGAGAACCATTAGCCTAATTACTGTCTCGCCCACTGCACATACCATTTACCTTGAGTGTGGAGGGGGTGTATGTGTAGGAGGAAGTTTATTTTAGTATTGTTCCCTCAGTGTTTTTTCAGCCGTGCTCATGTGACTTACCTGAATTTGTAGTCGGTGTACCTCATCTGATGGGCCTTCAGTTTGGATACAAGGATCTGGATGATGCGTATAAAGATGAAGAAGTTCACCTGAAGAGATAAAAACgagagaaacaaacagaccCATCAAACAAGGACATTCACGTCCAATGATACTGTTCcaaatgagatgaaatgttCAGATGCAAAACTATCAGTCTAAAGAGTAATTTAGTACAACCGTTAATGAAAGTTTACTGATTATGAtgagcaaaagcaaaaaaaaatgtctttcaaaAGCTGATTTCAGGGcataaaataaatcagtagTTTTATAAGGCAGCTTGCCAAAATTGACCAATAACTACTGACATTTTGCCCTCATTTTCTTTAAGTACGGCTTAAatggaggtttgtttgtcagaCCATCAAAACCACTTGTGCTTGTGCTCCTGCGTTGTTGGACAAAGTGTCCTGCTGATGtctaaaactaataaaataagaCTAGATTCAACGAAAACCAAAACATTCTTCCTTAGATTCATTGTTTGTAAAAGTGAAGTCATCAGTAAGAGTCAATAGTGTTGAAGCTACATTAAATTTTCTTTCCTGCTTTTAAATGGGAACTTGGAGTCTTGACCTCCATCTGTTGGCATTTGGCGCTACGTAACGCTAAACACTCATGACATGATTGGCTGGAAGCAACTATGAGTCACCCATGAATTTTAATCCTTGACCGACTTATGAAAGTCAAATATAACACAGACATGCCCGTGTTCATTTTTGTGTGAGTCTTGTTTATGCGTGTTCATGATCGAATGATTTCAATGAGCACACGCTGCGGGTCATGAACTGTACATGTGTGA
This region of Thunnus maccoyii chromosome 6, fThuMac1.1, whole genome shotgun sequence genomic DNA includes:
- the LOC121899485 gene encoding THAP domain-containing protein 5-like, translated to MPKYCSVPNCKSDSGSGSDRRSFYKFPLQDPDRLQQWLRNMGRENWIPSRHQYICHEHFAPSCFKVRWGIRYLESDAVPTVFQKAEKRKAMDHSEKKPKVLRANGNQSIMVSDDRTAANDAADTESTLHTVHLYEITVDSAQQGETGLVESSHVEESDRSIQTDLNQWASVNGFNTGANFPLTLIQSVDDLSDSGENTEVVVMSECAAGEGQEELVNGITAAILTQGQRLVVNDTALGCTDESAASLCVEDVTCTTEEFSDIHEGHETQVIAYFETIPNVFPSETSQFTFSPNTVLSSALSSKPITSTLPIVSKHVSPSPTSLVLTVERLDTEGEEGDDCRPEEDGTERQDHQLEEHCYHKNSLSKEQLEAIVAELQKKVKVLQQRHRRHLEKLLGLENTVSQLRQNNLLNEERLQLLERAYIQTSAAVSDADETVAIIYEEDDAAYFYTPLNDTEEKL